The proteins below come from a single Malus domestica chromosome 03, GDT2T_hap1 genomic window:
- the LOC139194384 gene encoding uncharacterized protein isoform X1: MSSSGNCFQPVHIVLGYFKVRIHLDEQVQRQRLVPNLRRQSQGYTMDWQVLIRLQPPQVRVRSPVQYPHHLPQKMYRGGEDLLDSAFQAALGQELFIHTGEPVVIYVLWYSGLVELNPWLFSKFIIYHIERGNN, translated from the exons ATGTCCTCTTCAG GGAATTGTTTTCAGCCAGTTCACATCGTTCTTGGATATTTCAAGGTTCGAATACACCTAGATGAACAAGTCCAACGACAACGATTGGTTCCGAATCTCCGCCGCCAATCCCAAGGGTACACGATGGACTGGCAAGTGCTGATACGTCTACAACCTCCTCAAGTACGAGTTCGATCTCCAGTTCAATATCCTCATCACCTACCCCAAAAG ATGTATAGAGGGGGGGAAGATCTGCTTGACAGTGCATTTCAAGCCGCTTTGGGCCAAGAACTG TTCATACATACCGGGGAACCTGTAGTAATATATGTTCTCTGGTATTCGGGGCTGGTAGAATTGAATCCATGGCTGTTTAGCAAGTTCATAATCTATCAT ATAGAGAGAGGCAACAATTGA
- the LOC103418775 gene encoding trans-cinnamate 4-monooxygenase-like, with product MDLFLLENTLLGLFVAVIVAITISKLRGKKFKLPPGPMPVPVFGNWLQVGDDLNHRKLTDLAKKFGDCFLLRMGQRNLVVVSSPELAKEVLHTQGVEFGSRTRNVVVDILNGKGQDMVFCVYGEHWRKMRRIMTVPLFTNKVVQQYRQGWESEAAAVVEDVKKHPEAATSGMVLRRRLQLMMYNNVYRIMFDRRFQSEEDPLFVKIKGSNEDRSRLSQSFDYNYGDFIPILRPFLRGYLKRCRELEEKRIQLFKDYFIDERKKLSSTQATANEGLKCGIEHMLDAQQKGEMNEDNIYHIVDNINGAAINTTLSSIEWGIAELVNHPKIQKKLREELDAVLGRGVQITELDIQQLPYLQAVIKETLRLRMAIPLLLPHMNLQDAKLDRFDIPVESKILVNAWWLANNPAMWKKPEEFRPERFLEEESKVEANGNDFRYLPFGVGRRSCPGIILALPIMGITIGRLVQNFELLPPPGQSKLDTSEECGQFTLRILKHSAIVMKPRA from the exons ATGGACCTCTTCCTCCTGGAAAACACCCTTCTGGGTCTCTTCGTCGCAGTGATAGTCGCCATCACGATTTCAAAACTCCGCGGCAAGAAATTCAAGCTCCCGCCGGGTCCAATGCCCGTACCCGTTTTCGGAAACTGGCTCCAGGTCGGCGACGACCTCAACCACCGTAAGCTCACCGACCTCGCCAAGAAATTCGGCGACTGCTTCCTCCTCCGCATGGGGCAGCGCAACCTCGTCGTCGTCTCGTCGCCGGAGCTCGCCAAGGAGGTGCTCCACACCCAGGGAGTCGAATTCGGGTCGAGGACCCGAAATGTCGTCGTTGATATCCTCAACGGTAAGGGCCAGGACATGGTGTTCTGCGTCTACGGCGAGCACTGGCGGAAAATGCGGCGGATCATGACCGTTCCCTTATTCACCAACAAGGTCGTCCAGCAGTACCGCCAGGGATGGGAATCGGAGGCGGCGGCGGTTGTCGAGGACGTGAAAAAGCACCCTGAGGCGGCGACGAGTGGGATGGTGCTGCGGAGGCGGCTGCAGCTGATGATGTACAATAACGTATACAGAATCATGTTCGATCGGCGATTCCAGAGCGAGGAGGATCCCCTGTTTGTGAAGATTAAGGGATCGAACGAGGACAGGAGCCGATTGTCGCAGAGCTTTGATTACAACTACGGCGATTTTATCCCGATTTTAAGGCCCTTTTTGAGAGGGTATTTGAAGAGATGCAGGGAACTGGAGGAGAAGAGGATTCAGCTGTTTAAGGACTATTTCATTGACGAGAGGAA GAAACTTTCAAGCACACAGGCTACAGCAAACGAAGGGTTGAAGTGCGGGATTGAACACATGCTCGACGCCCAGCAGAAGGGAGAAATGAATGAGGACAATATTTACCACATTGTTGACAACATCAATGGCGCTG CTATTAATACCACTTTGTCGTCGATCGAGTGGGGAATTGCCGAGCTAGTGAACCACCCCAAAATCCAGAAGAAGTTGAGGGAAGAACTCGACGCAGTCCTCGGCCGTGGAGTTCAGATCACAGAGCTCGACATTCAACAACTTCCTTACTTGCAAGCCGTGATTAAGGAGACTCTTCGACTTCGCATGGCAATCCCACTCCTTCTTCCCCACATGAACCTCCAGGACGCCAAGCTCGATAGGTTTGACATCCCGGTGGAGAGCAAGATTTTGGTGAATGCTTGGTGGTTGGCAAACAACCCTGCCATGTGGAAGAAGCCGGAAGAGTTTAGGCCCGAGAGGTTTTTGGAGGAGGAGTCGAAGGTGGAGGCTAATGGGAACGACTTCAGGTATCTCCCGTTTGGTGTTGGTAGAAGAAGTTGTCCGGGGATTATCCTAGCCCTTCCAATCATGGGCATTACAATCGGACGTTTAGTCCAGAACTTCGAGCTTCTGCCTCCGCCGGGACAGTCCAAGCTCGACACCTCGGAGGAATGTGGGCAGTTCACCTTGCGGATCCTTAAGCATTCCGCCATTGTGATGAAGCCAAGGGCGTAG
- the LOC139194384 gene encoding uncharacterized protein isoform X2 — MDWQVLIRLQPPQVRVRSPVQYPHHLPQKMYRGGEDLLDSAFQAALGQELFIHTGEPVVIYVLWYSGLVELNPWLFSKFIIYHIERGNN, encoded by the exons ATGGACTGGCAAGTGCTGATACGTCTACAACCTCCTCAAGTACGAGTTCGATCTCCAGTTCAATATCCTCATCACCTACCCCAAAAG ATGTATAGAGGGGGGGAAGATCTGCTTGACAGTGCATTTCAAGCCGCTTTGGGCCAAGAACTG TTCATACATACCGGGGAACCTGTAGTAATATATGTTCTCTGGTATTCGGGGCTGGTAGAATTGAATCCATGGCTGTTTAGCAAGTTCATAATCTATCAT ATAGAGAGAGGCAACAATTGA